The Mycolicibacterium flavescens genomic interval CCTGGACGGATCTCCGCCGTCAAAGCAATACGCCGCCAACCGCATTCGTCGGTCGGTGGTATCACCGCCGAGTGCGATGGCGAGCTCGATCAACTCTGCGGCGGCGACGGGGGCGCCTCGCGCGTGAGCGGAGATGGCCGCCCGCTCGAGCGCGCTGACAGTGGCGTCGTCGCCGGCGGTCGCGGCGAGCGCCAGGTGGCGTGCCTGCAATTCGGGCTCGTCGACGAAGCCGGCGAGCCTGCGGTGCATCTGCCTGCGGTCCTCGGCGGAGACGCCGGTATACACACCGGTGGCCAGTAGCGGGTGTGTGAACCGGACCCGGCTGCCCTCGATGACGACGACGCCGCGCTGTTCGGCGGCCTCGAGCACCTCGACCGTCCGCTCGTGATCGGTGCCGACCGCGGCGGCCACCAGATTGACCGAGGGGTTGGCCACCGAGGCGGCGGCCAGGAGTGCGGCCATCGTCTCGGGATTCAGTCCGCTGAGCCGGGCTTCCACCACGGCGGCCAGCGTGTCCGGCAGCGAAACTTCCGGCCTGCCGTCGGCGACCTTGGCCAGTTCGATCGCATAGAAGGGATTGCCACCGGAGATCTGGTGGATGCGCGCCAGTTCCGCACGCGGCAGCGGATGCTCGAGGTGTTGTGTGACCACGGCGTGCAGCATGCGGGACGTCAACGGCTGCAGTGAGATTCGTTGGGTGGCATCCGGGCGCCGCAGCTGAAGCCAGGTGTAGGCCTCTGTGCCGTCGGTGCGCAGGGTGCCCAGCACGCCCACCGGCGCGGAGAGCCGACGTGCGGTGTAGGACAACACATGCGAGCTGGACGGGTCGACGCACTGCACGTCGTCGATCGCCAGTAGCAGCGGTTGTCGGGAAGCGAGGCCCTCGATGACCGACAGGAATGCCGCCGCGACGGCGCGCCGGTCGGTGGGTGCGGCATCGGCGCGGTCGTCGCGGCGGATCCGCTCGATGGCGCCGCGCTGGGCGGCGGGCAGGTCGCCGAACTCGGCGGCGTCGACGTCGGCGAGCAGTTCGGTCAATGTCGCGTAGGCGAGCACCGATTCGGTGCTTGGGTTCGTGGCCGACAGCACACGGAAACCACGGCTGCGGGCGCGCTCGGAAGCCGCCTGCCACAGCGTGGTTTTACCGATCCCGGCCTCGCCCTCGATCAACAGAGCCGACGGCGCATGCGAAGCGGACTGGAGGAAGTCCGCTACCGCCGTCTCCTCTTTTGGGCGGTCCGCCAGGTATGACGGAGAACGAAAACCCTTAGCGCTCGTCGTCTTTCACCTTGGCCATCGCCAACACGTCGAGGCGCTTGTCCAGTTCCTCCTCGGACAGCTTGTCGCCGATCAGGCCTCGATCGATGACGGTCTGACGGATGGTCTTCTTCTCCTTGAGCGCCTGCTTGGCGACCGCGGCGGCCTCTTCGTAGCCGATCGCCGAGTTCAGCGGCGTGACGATCGACGGTGACGACTCGGCCAGTTCGCGGAGCCGGTCCTCGTTGGCCACCAGGCCGTCGATGCACCGCTCGGCGAACAACTTCGACGAGTTGGTCAGGATCTTGAACGACTCGAGGATGTTGCGGGCCATCATCGGGATGTACACGTTCAGCTCGAAGGCACCGTTGCCGCCACCCCACGCAATCGCGGCGTCGTTGCCGATCACCTGCGCGGCCACCTGCGTGATGGCCTCCGGAATAACCGGGTTCACCTTGCCCGGCATGATCGAGCTGCCCGGCTGAAGATCGGGCAACTGAAGCTCGCCGAGCCCGGTCAGCGGTCCCGAGCCCATCCACCGGATGTCGTTGGCGATCTTGGTCAGCGACACGGCGATGGTGCGCAGTGCGCCCGAGGCCTCGACCAGCCCGTCGCGGGCCGCCTGGGCCTCGAAATGGTTGGCGGCAACCTGCAATTCGGCCAGGCCGGTCTGCTCGCGCAGCACGGCGACAACACGCTCGTCGAAGTCGTCGGGCGCGTTGAGGCCGGTGCCCACCGCGGTGCCGCCGATGGCCAGTTCGCCGAGCCTTGGGAGCGTGGCCTTCACCCGCTCTATGCCGGCTTCGACCTGGCGGGCGTAGCCGCTGAACTCCTGGCCCAGCGTCACGGGCACGGCGTCCATCAGATGGGTGCGCCCGGACTTGACGACGGTGCGCCACTGCCGCGCCTTGCTGGCCAGCGACTCGTGCAGCACCTCGAGCGCCGGGATCAGGTGGCGCACAGCGGCTTCCGTCGCGGCAATGTGTGTCGCGGTAGGGAAGGTGTCGTTCGACGACTGCGACATGTTGACGTCGTCGTTGGGGTGCACGGTCACGCCGTTGCGCCCCGCGATGCCGGCGATCACCTCGTTGGTGTTCATGTTCGAGCTGGTGCCCGAACCGGTTTGGAACACGTCGATCGGGAACTGGTCGTCGTGCTGACCGTCGGCGATCTCACCGGCCGCGGCGATGATCGCGTCGGCCTTGTCCGCCGCGAGCA includes:
- the fumC gene encoding fumarase — protein: MSVDSDSAAETEYRIEHDTMGEVRVPVNALWRAQTQRAVENFPISGRGLERTQIRALGLLKGACAQVNKDLGLLAADKADAIIAAAGEIADGQHDDQFPIDVFQTGSGTSSNMNTNEVIAGIAGRNGVTVHPNDDVNMSQSSNDTFPTATHIAATEAAVRHLIPALEVLHESLASKARQWRTVVKSGRTHLMDAVPVTLGQEFSGYARQVEAGIERVKATLPRLGELAIGGTAVGTGLNAPDDFDERVVAVLREQTGLAELQVAANHFEAQAARDGLVEASGALRTIAVSLTKIANDIRWMGSGPLTGLGELQLPDLQPGSSIMPGKVNPVIPEAITQVAAQVIGNDAAIAWGGGNGAFELNVYIPMMARNILESFKILTNSSKLFAERCIDGLVANEDRLRELAESSPSIVTPLNSAIGYEEAAAVAKQALKEKKTIRQTVIDRGLIGDKLSEEELDKRLDVLAMAKVKDDER